The nucleotide sequence GGCAGACATCCTCTCCGACATGGTCTGGAACGCGGCCTTCCCGGAGGCGGAGATCAAGCTGGAGCGCGAGGTTATCGGCGAGGAAATCGTGATGTATCGCGAGAGCCCGTCCGACCACATCGGCGATCTCATTTCCGCGGCCCTCTGGTCCCCTCACCCGCTCGGCGAGTCGATCGCCGGGACGGAGAAAAGCATCGCGAAGATCAACCGGAAGGCCCTCGCGGAGTTCCGTGACCGCCATCATTTCCGCCGGGACGTGGTCATCGCGGTCGCCGGTCCCTTCAGCGTGGAGGAAGCGCGCAGGCACCTGCTGCCGCATCTCCCCGAGTCGCGTGCGCTGCCGGAGGGAATCGTGCTCGATCCCTCGCTGCTCCCGGCCCCGCGCCACCTGCGGGAGACGCGGGATACCGAGCAACTCCAACTCGCGCTCGGCTTCCGCACGCTGGGCCGCCGCGATCCGCGCCGACATGCGCTGCGCCTGCTGGGGATGATCCTCGGCGAAAGTGCCAGTTCGCGGCTTTTCCAGGAGCTCCGCGAAAAGCGCGGCCTCTGCTACCAGATCTCCTGCGACGTGAATCTCTTCGACGAGGCTGGATCGCTGGAGGTCCACGCCGGCCTCGCCCCCGACTCGCGCGAGGAATCGCTCGAGTGCATCTTCCGCGAAATCGAGGACCTGCGCACGAACGGCCCGCGCGCCGATGAACTCGCCCGCGCCAAACGCCTCGCCGTGAGCCAGACGAAGATGGCCATGGAAAGCACCGCCGCCCATGCCTCGTGGATCGGCGATTGCCTGCTGCAGTATGACCGACTCGTCACGCCGGAGGAAGTGCGCGCCGAGTGGGACAAGGTCACCGCTGCCGAGGTGCGTGACATTGCCGCGGAGATGCTCGATGTCTCCCGCCACGCGCTCGCGGAGATCCTGCCGGAGTGATCCGGCTGGTGGCTGCGAACAAGCTGCCGGGTTGCGTCCCGCGCGAGTGCCGCTAGTTTGGCCAATCATGCGCCTCACTCTCATCGCCGCCACGGCCATCACCGTCACCACCCTCGCATTCGTCACCTTGTCTCCCGCCGAGGCGAAGCCCAGGGTGGAAACGGTGGCGACCGGCTTCGAGCGCCCGCTCTGGGTCGGCGCTCCGTCGCACGTGAAGGACCGTCTGTGGGTGATCGAGCAGGTCGGGCGCATCTGGGTCATCGACGCGAAGACCGGCGAAAAGCAGAAGGAGCCGTTCCTCGACATCTCTTCGCAGGTGCGCCGGAAGGGCAACGAGGAGGGCCTGCTGGGGCTGGCATTCGCCGCGGACTTCCAGAAGAGCGGCCGCTTCTACCTGAACTTCACGGACCGCGACCAGAATACCCGCATCGTGAGGATGACCTCCAAGGGCCCGGACTTCAACACCGCCGATCCGAATTCCATGGAGATCCTGATGTCCTACAAGCAGGACTTCGAGAACCACAACGGCGGCTGGATCGGCTTCGGCCCGGACGGCATGCTCTACATCGGCAATGGCGACGGCGGCTCGGCCAACGACCCAAAGCAACGCGCCCAGGCCATGGACACCTACCTCGGCAAGATGCTGCGCATCGATGTCTCGCCGGACGAAGGCTACACCGTGCCGAAGGACAATCCCTTCGTCGGCAAGGACGGGGTGAAGCCGGAGATCTGGGCGCTGGGCCTGCGGAATCCCTGGCGCTGCTCCTTTGACCGCGAGACTGGCGACTTCTGGATCGCAGACGTGGGGCAGAATAAATGGGAGGAGATCAACTTCCTCGCGAAAGGCAAAGGCGCGGGCGGGAACTTCGGGTGGCGTCTCCGCGAGGGCGACCAGGAGACACCACAGAATGGCGTCGGCGGCCGGGCGCCGAAGGGCGCGATCGAGCCCGTTTACGTCTATGAACACGGCGCAGGTCCAAAGGACGGACTCTCCGTGACGGGCGGCTATGTGTATCGCGGGCCGATCAAGGAACTGCAGGGCCGCTACTTCTTCGGCGACTACAACAACCGCCGCGTCTGGTCCTACGTTCCGAAGAACGGCCGCCCGACCAAGTTCGAGGACCACACAGATGACTTCCAGCCCGAGAAGGGCAAGCTGGGCCTGATCTCGTCATTCGGCGAAGACTCCGAGGGGAATCTCTACATCGTCGATCACGGCGGGGCGATCCTGCGAGTGGTGGACAAGTGAAGCAGCCCGTGGCGTCCGGGAGATCGTTTCTCCCAGACTTCCGTTGATCTAGCCGCCGCCCAAGGCACGATACAAATTCACCGAAGCTTGGAACTCCCGCATGCGGATCTCGATCTTCTCCAGATCCGCTTCCAGTGCTGACTGCCGCGCGGTCAGCACCTCCAGATACTCACCCCGTCCCGAGTGGAAGAGTTCTCCGGCGGTCGCTGCGGAGGAATTCAGCAACTCGCTTTCCTCTGCCTTTGCCTGCTTCATCTTGTCGAGCCACCGCAAGTTTGCCATCTGGTGGTGGGCCTCCACGTAGCCATCCAGCAGCGCCTGGTGATAGCCGTGCAGCGCTTCCAACTGTGCCGCATTCGCTTCGGCATACTCCGCCTTCAATGCCCCGCGATTGATCAGAGGTGCCACGATGCCTCCTCCGATCGAACTCGCCGTTGATCTGGAGTCGATCAGCTTGCTCGCGCGGAAAGCTTGCAAGCCTAGCATCCCGTCGATCGTCACCGTGGGATAGAAAGCCGTCTTTGCCGCATGTGCGTCCGCCTTTGCCGCCTCGAGTTCATGGGCGGCAGCCATCACATCGGGCCGGTTTTCCACGCGGTCTGATGACACCTGCCACGCGACCCGCGGCAACTTTGCATCCTCGATCGCCACTTTGCTGCGCTTCACCGTTCCAGGTCCTTCACCACACAGCAGCCGCAGGATTCCCTCCTGCTCCACCATCATCCTCGAGGTCTCCAGCTTCCTCGCTTCGATATTCTTCAGTTGCGCTTCGAACTGCTGCACCGCCAGCACGGTCACCTTGCCGGCCTCCAGTTGCGCCCTTGCCGACGCCACCGCCTCCTCCTGCAACTTCGCGGTTCGGGCCAGGACTGCATGAGTGGAGTCGAGAGCCTTCAGCTCGTAGTAGGCACCGGCCACCTCCGCCACCAGCGTGGACCTCACCAAGCGCTCCGCCTCCTGGCTCGCCAGCAGACGATGCAGCGCCGCACCTTTCTCGCTGCGGATCTTTCCCCACAGATCCAGCTCCCACGCGGCCTGGAATCCGGCGTTCCAATTCTTCCCCGTGTCGGAGTAGTCATCGTCAATGAGTCGGCCGGACCTGCTCTTCACGACGCCACCCGCCGCCTCCACGGTCGGCAGCGCCGCTCCAGCAGCAGCCCTGGCGCGCGCCTTCGCGGCATCAATCCTGGCCATCGCCGATTTCAGCTCCGTGTTGTTTGATAGCGCAGTGCCGATCAGTGCCCTCAGCTCGCTGTCCTCAATGAAGGTCCGCCATTGATCGCGCGGAGCCTCCACCCCTCTCAGCGATGTCTCGCTGCGGTCCAAGGTGATCTCGCCGCGGGGACTGTTCACACAGCTTCCAAGCAATAGAACCGCGGGCACCCATCCGATGATTGAAGTCGGTCTCATGATTCAGAATTCTTCCGAAAGCGGCGTCTCCTCCGGTTGATGGAACTTTCGCGAAAGGCTCGAGAAGATCACATAAAGCCCGGGCACCATGATCAGCCCGAAGAACGTCCCGAAGAGCATGCCGCCCACCGCCGTCGATCCGATCGTCCGGTTCCCTACCGCTCCCACACCGCTCGCCAGCATCAGGGGAATCACGCCCGCGACGAATGCCATCGAGGTCATCAGGATCGGTCGCAGCCGCTGACCCGCTCCTTCCACGGCCGCATCCAAGGCGCTCCGGCCTTCCCTCTGCCTCATGATCGCATACTCCACGATCAGGATGCCGTTCTTCCCTAACAGGCCGACCAGCATTACCATGGCGATCTGGGCGTAGATGTTGTTCTCCAAGCCTGCCAGGTGCAGGAAAAGGAATCCACCGAAAAGCCCCGCGGGCAATGACAGGAGCACCGGCATCGGCAACAGGAAGCTCTCGTACTGCGCGGACAGTAGCAGATAGACAAAGATCAGGCTGATCCCCAGGATCACCGCGGTCTGGTTTCCCGCAGCCACCTGGTCGTAGGTGATGCCAGCCCACTCGATCCCGTATCCGCGCGGCAGCTTCTCACGCGCTGTCTCCTCAATCGCGCGGATCGCTTCCCCGCTGCTGTAGCCCGCCGCGGGCTCGCCATTCAGCTCCGCGGAGTTGAAGAGATTGTAACGGGTGATCTGGTCCACGCCCATGCTCTTCTCCAGCGTGATGAAGGTGGAGAGCTCGACCATCTCGTCGCGATCATTCTTCACCGTCAGCTTCAGCAGTTCGTCCGGGTTCTCGCGGTATTCCGGCAGTGCCTGCACCATCACCTTGTACATCATCCCGAAGCGGATGAAATTCGTCGCATACTCGCTGCCCAGCATCGTCTGCAGCATGCTCATCGCGTTCGAGACGGTTACCCCCATCTTCGCCGCCTTGTCGTGGTCCACCCGCAGGACATACTCCAGGAAGCTGACATCGAAGATTGTGAATGCGCTGTCGATCTCGGGCCGCGCTTTCAGATCCTCCAAGAATTGCTGCACCACCGGTTCCATCGCCTTGAGGTCTCCCTTGCCGGTCTTGTCCAGCAGCCTCATTTCGAAGCCGCTCGCATTCCCGTATCCCGGCACCACCGGCGGGGGGAACATCTCGATGCTCGCGTCCTTGATGTGCGCGATCCGCCGCCCCACCTCCTCGATCACTTCCCTCACGCTCTCCTTCCGGTTCCCCCAGTCCTGCAGGTTGACGAGGCAGGTTCCATAGGTCGCCCCGGTTCCGTCCGACAGGATGTTCGTGCCGGCCAGCGTCGAGATCGACTTGATCGCGGGGATATCCCTACAGCTTCTCTCGATCTCATCCACCACCGCCTTCGTCCGCTCCAGCGTCGCACCAGAGGGCGTGGTCGCGCTGATGTAAAAGGTTCCCTGATCCTCATTCGGGATGAACCCGGTCGGCAGCCTTCCACCCATGAGCGCCATCCCGCCGCAGAGCAACAACAGCAGCCCAAACGTCACCACCCGTCTCGGTGCCACCCACGAAATCAGGCGCCGGTATCTGCCGGAGAGCCGATCATACCCGCCATTGAATCCCCGGAAGAACCACCCCATGGGTCCCCGGTCTGGCTTCGCCGCGCCGTGTCCGGGCTTCAGGAAAACCGAGCACAGGGCCGGCGTCAGCGTCAGTGCCACCACCCCCGAAAGGACGATTGCGACTGCCATCGTCAGCGAGAACTCCCGGAAAAATACCCCTGCCGGACCGGAAAGAAACGCCACCGGCACGAACACCGCCGCCATCACCATCGTGATCGCGATGATCGCCCCGCTGATCTCCTTCATCGCCATCTCCGTCGCGACCCGCGGCGATGCGATCCCCTCGTGCATCTTTGCATGCACCGCCTCCACCACTACGATCGCATCGTCCACCACGATCCCGATCGCCAGCACCAATGCGAAGAGAGTGATCAGATTCAGCGAGAACCCGAGGAAGTGAACGAAGAGGAAGGCCCCGATCAGTGAGACGGGCACTGCAAGCACCGGGATCAGCGTGGATCTCCAGTCCTGGAGGAAAATGAATGTCACCAACGAAACCAGCAGGAATGCCTCCACCAGCGTCTTCACCACCGCGTGCACCGAGGCATCCAGGAAGCGCGAGACATCGTAGCTCACCTCGTAATCCATCCCGTCCAGGAATGACTCCGCCTTGATCTCGTCCATCCGCTCTTTCACCCGCGCGATCACTTCACGCGCATTCGACCCCGGCAGTTGCTTCAGCAGGATCGCCGCGGAGGGACGACCGTTGTACTTCGCCTCGACATCGAAGTAGCTGGTGCCGAATTCCACATCCGCCACGTCCCGGATCTTGAGTATCTCCCCATCGTCCCCGACGCGGAGCGGGATCGCACCGAACTCTTCCTCGCTCTGGAACTTCCCGGTGTAGCGCACCACATACTGCAGGCTCGGATTCCTCTTGTCCGCGCTCTCGCCGATCTTGCCCGGTGCCGCCTCCACGTTCTGCTCCTGCAATGCCCCGATCACCTCGTCCGCGGACACACCGTAGGCCAGCATCTTGTCCGGCTTCAGCCAGACCCGCATCGCATACTCCTTCGCACCGAGGATGTCAGCGAAGCCGACACCCTTCACCCTCATCAGCTCCGCCAGCACATGGATATCGGCGAAGTTGTAGATGAATTTCTCATCCACCTCCGGGTCCGTGCTGCTGATGTTGATGTACATCAGCATGGCATTCTCCTCCTTCGAGATCTGCACGCCATTTCTGACCACCTCCTCCGGCAGCTCGCCCATCACCGCGGATACCCGGTTCTGCACGTTCACCGCCGCCATGTCCGCGTCCGTGCCGGTCTCGAAGAAAACCTGCACGTTTCCCACCCCGTCGTTCCCCACGTCGGCGGCGATGTATTTCATGCCGGGCACCCCGTTGATCGCCCTCTCCAGCGGCAGGATCGCCGACCGCATCACCACCTCCGCGTTTGCCCCCGTATACTCCACCGAGACGCTCACCTTGGGCGGCGCGATATTCGGGAATTGCGACATGGGAAGCCGCTTCAGCGCGATCAGACCCACCAGCACCAGCAGGATGGAAATGACGATCGACAGGATCGGACGTCGGATGAATTGCGTGGTCATCAGATTGAAAAATACAGCATCGAATATCCACCCGGGCGCATCGGCGCCCCGGCAGACGGCATCGTTCGGGAATGCCTGTTAGAACGCCTCGACCCGGCCCGGCTCCCGGACTTCCGCCATGGCCGCATCTCCTTCCCGCACCAGTTGGATTCCCTCGAAGACCACCCGGTCTCCCGTTCCCAAGCCGCCCCGGATCACGAAACAGTTCCCCTGTCTGAACGACGGCTCCACCGGTCTCAGCCTCACGATCCCGTCTTCACCCAGCACGTAAACGCAAAGCTTGTGCTGGATCTCGAAGGTCGATTTCTGAGGGATCACGAGGGCATCAGGCACCATCGCCGTGAGGGTGATCCGACAGGTGCCCCCGTGCTTCAAGATCCCTTCCGGATTCTCAAATGCCACGCGGTAGGAAACACTCCCCGTCCCAGCAGCCACCACCGGATCGCTCGCATCGATTCTACCCTTCAGAGGATACTCGCTGCCATCCGCCAGGATCAATTTCGCGGCACCATCTTGGAAGAGGCCAGGGGTCCGCGACATCTCCAGTGCGTCCCACTCGCTGGCGTGAAAGTAGGCGTGCATCACCCCGTCCCCGCAGAATGCCGTGAGATCATCTCCCTCATCCACGCGGCTGCCCGCCTTGTTAGGAATCCGGCCGATCACTCCGTCCGCCGGTGCCGAGACCTTGGCGTAGTCCAGTCCGAGCTTCCCCGCTGCCACCGCAGCTTCGGACTCCGCCACCCGGGCCAGCACGGCGGCATGCTTCGCTTCGGCAAGATCCAGCTCCGCTTTCGAAACGATGCCCTTCGCGTGCAGCGAACGCGTGTTTTCCACCTCGAGTTCCTCCACCTTTGCTTCCGCAATGTTCCCTTTCAGCTCCGCCTCGCTTTTCGCCAGTTCCGCCGCCAGCACACGGCTGCCCACGGTGAAGAGGTGCTGACCCGCGGTGACCCGCGCCCCTTCCTCGACCAGCACTTCCTCGACCAAGCCAGTCACCCGCGACTTCAGCTCGATGAATCCCGCGCCTCTCAAGCTGGCCACGAAACTCTGCTCATGGGCGACTTCCTCGATCCACGGCGACACGACCGGAACCGTCGGGATATCCCCGTGTCGCACCGTATCCTCAGCCCCGGCCTTGCGGCAGGAGTTCAGGATCGGACACAGCGCCATCGCCGCCACCGGCCACAGCCACTTCCAAGTACGACGGGGAATGAGGATCACTTGCATGCCGCGGACCTTCTCAAACTCCCCGGCAACCGTCATGTCAGGCTGGTGCTGCTTCCCATGTAGGACCCCGCCTGACACCACGTGCCTAACAGAATCTAGCAGCCTCCCATTTTTCTCTATCAAGGAGCGAGCTCACCCCGGGCCTCCGCTCTCCTTCCACCTCATCGCCTCACGCAGCAGTTCCGTGTGATTTGCCAGCGCCAGCTTCTCCTTCACCCTCGCGCAATACACCTGCACCGTCTTGATGCTGATCTTGAGCGAATCCCCGATCTCACGTGTCGATCTCCCGTCCCCTAGCATCTGGAAGACCAGCAGCTCCCGGTCGCTCAGCAGCCCGATATTCCCTGCCGGCCTTCCGCCCGCCAGCTTCTCGGTCAGCAGATCCGTCATCTCCTCGCTCAGATAGATCTTTCCCGCGATCACCCGCCGGATCGCCTCGATGATGTAGCGGGTGGAGTCCCGCTTGCTCACATACCCGCGCGCGCCAGCCCGCAGCGCCCGCTCCGCATACGTCCGCTCGTCATGCATGCTGAGCACCAGCGACCATGTCCCCGGTGACGACTTCCGGATATCCTTCACCAGCTCCAGTCCCGACCCGTCCACCAGGGTGATGTCCACGATCGCCACCGTCGGCTTCAGCCCGATGATCGCCTCCAGCGCCGCGGGAGCCGTGTCGGCTTCACCACACACGATCAGGTCCTCCTGCTGATTGATCAGATTCGTCAGCCACTCCCTGACCAGAGGATGGTCATCCACGAGAAAAATCCGGTGCCGCTCGTTCATGAAATCTCAGCCTTCGGTGGAACCATCACCATTACCCGATAGACGCCGCCCTTCTCGCCAGCCTCCAGCTCCGCGCCGATCATCGACGCCCGGTAGCGCATGATGTGAAGGCCGATCCCTCCGCCAGCATCCGTCGCCGGTCGAGCCTTACCATCTGGTTTCCCGCATTCATTCCGGATCTCCATTCCCACACCTCCGCCATCCGTCTTCTCCAGTCGCACGGAAATTTCCACCCCGTCACCATGCGACACCGCATTTCTCACCGCCTCCTGGCAGATGCGGAAGAGCTGCGTCGTCACTGCAGGCTCCAGCCCGGGCAACTGCACCGGGGTCTCCAGCGCGCACATCACGCCCCGTTCCTCGGTCTGCCTCACCAGCTCCCGGAGGCCGGTCATCAGTCCGTCGCCATCCAGTTCCACCGGGGCCAATCCACGCGCCAGCTTCCGGGAAAGATCGATCCCGTCCCCGATCATCGCCACCAGATGATCCGCGTCCTTCGCCAATCCATTGCCTTGGCCCGACAGCGAGCCCGACAGCACCTGGGCCGCGAACGCCGTTCCCGTCAGGTGCTGGCACAGGCTGTCGTGCAACTCGTGCCCGATCCGCTGCTGCTCCCGCTCGCTGACCTCCAGCAAGGACTGCTCCAGTACCTTCCGCGTCTCGATTTCCTCCTGCAGATCCGCCGTTCTCTCCCTCACCCTTACCTCGAGCTTCTGCTGGATGGATCGCAGCTTCATCACCACCACCATCGTACACAGGTAGAAGGAAAGGAAGATCCCCATGTTCCACCACGGCACCAGCGCACTGCTGTAACGCGCCCCGCTGGCCAGATCCCCGATGAGCGAAAACACCACGCTCACGATCGAAAGCACCAGCCCGAAGGCCCACCCGTAATGCCAGGTCGCGATCAGAACCGCGCTCAAATAGAATACCGTGAACGACAGCTCGAAGCCCGTCCAGTAGTCGGCCAAGGTCACTCCGACGAAAATCCCCACCGCGAGACAGGCCCAAAACCAGCGGCGATCTCGGGAGGGATTCAGCGGATCGGACATGATTCAAGCCACGTCCTCCGGGGACGCAGCGGGAATATGCGCGGACGACTCATGAACACAAGGTCCCACCTCCGGGACTGCCCCAAATCTATCCCGAACGCCGAAAATCTCCAGCATCAGCCACCCAACGTCTCAAATCACCCGCTTTCGACCCGCCGGAAAAGCAAACTTCCGCCAAAAATCCCAATTTTCGACCAATACATCTTCCTCAATCGGCAAATTTGCCCGTAAAATCGCAATTTTCGCATTGCCAGCACCCCGTATCCGCATATTCTCCGAACCCCAACCCGATTTGCCATGAGCAAGGAGAAACTAGACGGCGCACAGGCCCTGATCAAAACGCTCGATGACCTCGGCATCGAATACATCTTTGGCTACTCCGGCGGAGCAGCGATCCCGATCTTCGACGCGCTCGAGACGGTCAAGACGAAGATGAAGTTCATCCTCGTCCGCCACGAGCAAGGTGCCGTTCACATGGCCGACGGTTATGCCCGCGCCACCGGCAAGCCCGCCTGCGTGCTCGTCACCTCCGGCCCCGGTGCCGGCAACACCGTGACCGGCCTGATGACCGCGATGATGGACTCCGTCCCGATGATCGTGCTCTCCGGCCAGACCGTCACCTGGATGCTGGGCAAGGACGCTTTCCAAGAAGCGGACATCTTCGGCATCACGATGCCGGTGGTGAAGCACAACTACCTGGTGAAGGAGACGAACTCCCTCCCCCGGATCGCCCGCGAGGCCTACCACATCGCCACCACTGGTCGCCCCGGCCCGGTGCTGATCGACATCCCGAAGGACATCTCTTCCGGTGCATTCACCGGCGCGATGAATCCGCCCTTCAACCTGCCAGGCTACGATGTCAGCGGATCCTTCAAGATCGACCGCGAAAAGGTGAAGGAAGCCGCCGCGCTGATCGCAAAAGCGAAGCGCCCGGTGATCCTCGCCGGTCAGGGCACGATGATCGCCCGTGCCGACAAGGAGCTGCGCCACCTCGCCGAGACGCTGAATGCCCCCGTGACCAGCACGCTGCTGGGCAAGGGCGTCTTCCCGGAGACCCACCCGCTTTCGCTCGGTATGCTCGGCATGCACGGCACCGCCTATGCGAACAAGGCGATGATCGAGTGCGACCTGCTGATCAACATCGGCTCGCGCTTCGACGACCGCATCATCGGCAATCCCGCGAAGTTCTGCAAGGACGCCAAGATCATCCACATCGACATCGATCCGGCCGAGGCCAACAAGATGATCCAGCCCGACGTGATGATCGTGGGCGACGCGAAAGCCGTGCTCTCCGAGATCAACGAGAAGGTCGGCAAGCAGGACAACTCCGAGTGGCTCGCCAAGCTCGACGGCTACAAGAAGAAGTATCCCCTCACCTACAAGAAGCAGGGAGGCCTGCGCATGCAGCAGGTGATCGACGAGCTCTATGAACTCACCGAAGGCAAGGCCATCGTCTCCACCGACGTGGGCCAGCACCAGATGTGGGCCGCTCAGTTTTACAAGAACAGCGAGAGCTTCCACTGGCTGTCCTCCGGCGGTGCCGGCACCATGGGCTTCGGCTTCCCGGCGGCGATCGGCGCGCAGCTCGCGCATCCTGAAAAGACCGTCATCTCCATCTCCGGCGACGGCGGCTTCCAGATGACCCTCTTCGAACTTTCGACCGCGGCCATCCACAAGCTGCCGATCAAGATCGTGGTGCTGAACAACCACTACCTCGGCATGGTGCGCCAGTGGCAGGAGCTCTTCTTCGAAAACCGCGAGAGCGGCGTGGACCTCGTGGGCAACCCCGACTTCTGCAAGCTCGCCGCGGCCTACGGCATCCCGAGCGTCTTCATCAAGCGCCCGGCCGATGTGACCAAGCAGCTTGAGAAGGCCCTCGCCTACAACGACGGCCCCATCCTCATCCACGCCGAGTGCGTGAAGACCGACAACGTCTTCCCGATGATCCCGGCCGGTGCCGCGCTCGAGGACATGATCACCGAGCCGCCGAAGACCCAGATGGCGAAGCCAGTGGGGTCCACGTGATCCACGCTCTCCCGATCCGGCTGCATGGCTCCATGTCCTGCAGCCGGATCCTCGTGATCGATCCATACGACCACTGCCATGCTCATCTGGAAAGGACTCGGCATCCTGATCGTTCCCTTGCTCGGGCTCAGCCTGATCGCGGGCCTCGTCATCGGTGGCTTCGCATTTGACAATCCCGCGGCAGGACTCGCTCCGGGTCTCATCATCGCGGCATTGCTGAATTGGGTGCTGTGGAAAGTGGCCAGCCCGAAGCCCCTGCCAGCAGGCGGGCCACCACCCCTGCGTCCGCCGCGCCGAGACAGCCTCTTCTTCATCCCGGCACGGGTCTGGACCTGGATCTTCGTGATCCTGGTGCTGCCAGCATTCCTCTTCGTCCGCTCCGCGGAGAATCACGAAAAGGAGTTGGCGAAGATTCCGGGCTACACGGCCTTCAAGGAGGCGGACAAGATGATCGCCAGTGCCGGTGATGGGCCGACAGCCCATGGCAATACGCCAAAAGCGACCGAGACTGCGGCTGGCTTCGCCCGCGCCTTCAAGGCGATGCGCGAGGTGGCCTTCACCGAGGGAAGCAAGAGCCCGCTCCTGACGAAGGGCGAGTTCCTCACCTACTGCCATCACGGAAGAGATACCGTCGTCATCCTGTGCCACGTCCCTGACTTCCGCAAATACGCGGACGACACGCGCGGAAGCCTCGAAGACATCGCATGGACCCTTGCCAGACATCAGGCCGCCGGTCTCGCGGACGGAGGAAATCCACGCCTTATCGTCGGCCTCCGCGGCGCCACCACCTATGGCGATCTGCTCCACGGCTCCGCCAAGGATGAAGAGCCGGCGCGCGCCAACTACTACGACCAGAAGACCATTCTCTACACCCCTTTCGCTGACGCGACCTCCGGGCCCGCCCCGGTAACCCAATCCGCACCTTCGCCATGAACCAATCCATCGTCACCACAGAAGAGCCCGGCACCGGATTCATCCCGCGCCGCGGAGCCGTCCACACGCTGTCCATCCTCGTGAACAACGAGCCGGGCGTGCTGATGCGCATCTGCCAGGTCTTCTCCCGCCGTGGCTTCAATATCGACTCGCTCGTCGTTTCCGAAGGCCGCAACGCGAACTTCTCTCGCATGACCATCGGCATCAGCGGCGATCCGGAAGGTCTCGACCAGATCATCAAGCAGGTCTCCAAGCTCATCGACGTGATCCACTGCTTCGAGCACACATCGGCGGACTCGGTGACCAAGGAGATGATCCTCATCAAGATCAAGTGCTCCCCGGCGGATCGCTCGCAGGCGCTCCAGATCACCGAGCACTTCGGCGGCAAGACCGTGGATCTCACCCCGACCTCCATGGTCGTCATGATCACCGGCGACAGCCCGAAGGTGGACGCAGCCGTCGGCATGTTCTCGCAATTCGAGATCATCGAGACCGTGCGCACCGGCAAGGTGGTCATGGCCCGCGGCGAGCAGGCGACCTGATTCTCCCGCCGCTACACGGCCGGAGATTTCCCATTTCCCCGAAGCCTCTCGCCTCACGGTGAGGGGCTTTTTTCATGGATGCGCGACTAAGCCCAT is from Luteolibacter flavescens and encodes:
- a CDS encoding PQQ-dependent sugar dehydrogenase, which produces MRLTLIAATAITVTTLAFVTLSPAEAKPRVETVATGFERPLWVGAPSHVKDRLWVIEQVGRIWVIDAKTGEKQKEPFLDISSQVRRKGNEEGLLGLAFAADFQKSGRFYLNFTDRDQNTRIVRMTSKGPDFNTADPNSMEILMSYKQDFENHNGGWIGFGPDGMLYIGNGDGGSANDPKQRAQAMDTYLGKMLRIDVSPDEGYTVPKDNPFVGKDGVKPEIWALGLRNPWRCSFDRETGDFWIADVGQNKWEEINFLAKGKGAGGNFGWRLREGDQETPQNGVGGRAPKGAIEPVYVYEHGAGPKDGLSVTGGYVYRGPIKELQGRYFFGDYNNRRVWSYVPKNGRPTKFEDHTDDFQPEKGKLGLISSFGEDSEGNLYIVDHGGAILRVVDK
- a CDS encoding efflux transporter outer membrane subunit, whose amino-acid sequence is MRPTSIIGWVPAVLLLGSCVNSPRGEITLDRSETSLRGVEAPRDQWRTFIEDSELRALIGTALSNNTELKSAMARIDAAKARARAAAGAALPTVEAAGGVVKSRSGRLIDDDYSDTGKNWNAGFQAAWELDLWGKIRSEKGAALHRLLASQEAERLVRSTLVAEVAGAYYELKALDSTHAVLARTAKLQEEAVASARAQLEAGKVTVLAVQQFEAQLKNIEARKLETSRMMVEQEGILRLLCGEGPGTVKRSKVAIEDAKLPRVAWQVSSDRVENRPDVMAAAHELEAAKADAHAAKTAFYPTVTIDGMLGLQAFRASKLIDSRSTASSIGGGIVAPLINRGALKAEYAEANAAQLEALHGYHQALLDGYVEAHHQMANLRWLDKMKQAKAEESELLNSSAATAGELFHSGRGEYLEVLTARQSALEADLEKIEIRMREFQASVNLYRALGGG
- a CDS encoding M16 family metallopeptidase, encoding MSRARYEMVEMPGGFRLAVATLPDSECAALSLHVPAGSRDDPAGKAGLAHFVEHMVFKGTARRDARAISLETEDVGASLNAFTTEDEVTYEARGEAETLPLLADILSDMVWNAAFPEAEIKLEREVIGEEIVMYRESPSDHIGDLISAALWSPHPLGESIAGTEKSIAKINRKALAEFRDRHHFRRDVVIAVAGPFSVEEARRHLLPHLPESRALPEGIVLDPSLLPAPRHLRETRDTEQLQLALGFRTLGRRDPRRHALRLLGMILGESASSRLFQELREKRGLCYQISCDVNLFDEAGSLEVHAGLAPDSREESLECIFREIEDLRTNGPRADELARAKRLAVSQTKMAMESTAAHASWIGDCLLQYDRLVTPEEVRAEWDKVTAAEVRDIAAEMLDVSRHALAEILPE
- a CDS encoding efflux RND transporter permease subunit, with the translated sequence MTTQFIRRPILSIVISILLVLVGLIALKRLPMSQFPNIAPPKVSVSVEYTGANAEVVMRSAILPLERAINGVPGMKYIAADVGNDGVGNVQVFFETGTDADMAAVNVQNRVSAVMGELPEEVVRNGVQISKEENAMLMYINISSTDPEVDEKFIYNFADIHVLAELMRVKGVGFADILGAKEYAMRVWLKPDKMLAYGVSADEVIGALQEQNVEAAPGKIGESADKRNPSLQYVVRYTGKFQSEEEFGAIPLRVGDDGEILKIRDVADVEFGTSYFDVEAKYNGRPSAAILLKQLPGSNAREVIARVKERMDEIKAESFLDGMDYEVSYDVSRFLDASVHAVVKTLVEAFLLVSLVTFIFLQDWRSTLIPVLAVPVSLIGAFLFVHFLGFSLNLITLFALVLAIGIVVDDAIVVVEAVHAKMHEGIASPRVATEMAMKEISGAIIAITMVMAAVFVPVAFLSGPAGVFFREFSLTMAVAIVLSGVVALTLTPALCSVFLKPGHGAAKPDRGPMGWFFRGFNGGYDRLSGRYRRLISWVAPRRVVTFGLLLLLCGGMALMGGRLPTGFIPNEDQGTFYISATTPSGATLERTKAVVDEIERSCRDIPAIKSISTLAGTNILSDGTGATYGTCLVNLQDWGNRKESVREVIEEVGRRIAHIKDASIEMFPPPVVPGYGNASGFEMRLLDKTGKGDLKAMEPVVQQFLEDLKARPEIDSAFTIFDVSFLEYVLRVDHDKAAKMGVTVSNAMSMLQTMLGSEYATNFIRFGMMYKVMVQALPEYRENPDELLKLTVKNDRDEMVELSTFITLEKSMGVDQITRYNLFNSAELNGEPAAGYSSGEAIRAIEETAREKLPRGYGIEWAGITYDQVAAGNQTAVILGISLIFVYLLLSAQYESFLLPMPVLLSLPAGLFGGFLFLHLAGLENNIYAQIAMVMLVGLLGKNGILIVEYAIMRQREGRSALDAAVEGAGQRLRPILMTSMAFVAGVIPLMLASGVGAVGNRTIGSTAVGGMLFGTFFGLIMVPGLYVIFSSLSRKFHQPEETPLSEEF